Proteins from one Malaya genurostris strain Urasoe2022 chromosome 2, Malgen_1.1, whole genome shotgun sequence genomic window:
- the LOC131429270 gene encoding uncharacterized protein LOC131429270, with translation MLNQGQPSVALLTVMQHKLSAAYQEYNSFHSKVMALISDTAIDRQAQVYQEFEDLFDLVSTNVEELLLVAKDRSTTATNTSPQLIIQQQPLKAPIPTFDGSYAAWPKFKAIFLDIMANSGDTDAMKLYHLEKALVGEAAGVLDAKVLSDGNYQHAWSILNERFENIRVIVENHFQSLLSLKVMTSESHKELRSLVNDVTRHVESLRYLKQEISGVSEHMIVFLIANSLDKSTRKAWESTQRKGELPKYEPTINFLMSRAQILENCDIAFQLQAPSMSKPKLTTLIPRVIQKSHAAAANSTTFETICDFCGESHRNFQCSIFLNLSTTQKREKVRSAGLCYNCLRKGHITRTCSSPKSCRKCEARHHTLLHEDVAVVSEREFQPESSVITNASMLQPVPSDETKIPDPVNNQVFTSCSSYFTSNTRTVLLLTAVVEAFDTTGQLHSCRVLLDSGSQVNFITEQMTNRLGLKKHRVNIPITGINELRSHARDKVLVKFRSRVSKFSCSLECLVTPKVTGKIPNTKINVSDWCIPDGVVLADPAFHTPDKMDMLIGGELFFDIMKAKSMALADNLPQLRKTYLGWIVAGVFKEPHATHIQPQYSNVVSIEEVETMMQQFWKIEELPYIPKLSVDEIACKSHFLSTYKRNTIGRFVVQQPFKESLTMLDDCRDVALKRFLMLEKRLLRNPELQTQYIEFIREYELLGHCHQVIEADDPSNQQNFYMPHHAVLRPFNSSTKCRVVFDASAKASPSNLALNDVLLIGPVVQSDLYSIMLRFRTFKIAFTADIAKMYRQILMVPKHQHYQRIFWREKPSHPLRVLELDTVTYGTAPAPYQATRCLMQLAEEEKEAYPIAAEIIKNKVYMDDIIAGADTVSEAIEAQQQLKQLLARGCFPIHK, from the coding sequence ATGCTTAATCAAGGACAACCATCTGTAGCACTATTAACGGTTATGCAGCACAAATTATCTGCTGCTTATCAGGAATACAATAGTTTTCACAGCAAAGTAATGGCGCTCATTTCAGATACGGCCATCGATCGACAGGCGCAAGTATATCAAGAATTCGAGGATCTCTTTGATCTCGTATCAACTAATGTGGAGGAATTATTATTGGTGGCGAAGGACCGATCAACTACGGCAACTAATACAAGTCCCCAACTTATCATCCAACAACAACCCTTAAAAGCTCCTATTCCAACATTTGATGGCAGCTACGCTGCTTGGCCAAAGTTCAAGGCCATATTTTTGGATATAATGGCAAACTCAGGAGATACAGATGCTATGAAACTATATCATCTCGAGAAGGCTCTAGTCGGGGAAGCTGCCGGAGTCCTTGATGCGAAGGTGTTAAGTGATGGAAACTATCAGCATGCTTGGTCCATTCTCAACGAGCGATTCGAAAATATACGTGTAATCGTTGAAAACCACTTCCAAAGTTTATTATCGCTCAAGGTAATGACATCTGAATCACATAAAGAGTTGCGATCATTGGTGAACGATGTTACCCGCCATGTAGAGAGCTTACGTTATCTTAAGCAGGAAATTTCTGGAGTGTCTGAACACATGATCGTGTTCTTGATTGCAAATTCCCTTGATAAGTCAACACGAAAAGCCTGGGAGTCAACACAAAGAAAAGGCGAACTTCCAAAATACGAACCAACTATTAACTTTCTAATGTCCCGAGCCCAAattctggaaaattgtgatattGCGTTCCAGCTGCAAGCCCCATCGATGAGCAAGCCCAAGCTAACCACTTTGATTCCGAGAGTAATTCAGAAAAGCCATGCAGCCGCAGCTAATTCAACGACATTTGAAACAATTTGCGATTTTTGCGGTGAATCCCATCGAAACTTTCAGTGctcaatatttttaaatttatctaCCACACAAAAGAGAGAGAAGGTACGATCTGCTGGACTTTGTTACAATTGCCTACGAAAAGGTCATATCACCAGAACGTGTTCTTCTCCGAAATCATGTCGCAAGTGTGAAGCCCGCCATCACACTTTGTTGCATGAAGATGTAGCCGTAGTGTCTGAACGAGAATTCCAACCTGAGTCATCAGTGATAACCAATGCATCCATGTTGCAGCCGGTGCCCTCCGATGAAACGAAGATTCCTGATCCAGTAAACAACCAAGTGTTCACATCCTGTTCAAGTTACTTTACTAGCAACACAAGGACAGTTCTGCTGCTTACCGCTGTAGTAGAAGCTTTTGACACGACTGGCCAACTTCATTCATGTCGCGTTCTTCTCGATAGCGGCTCCCAAGTCAACTTTATTACAGAACAAATGACCAATAGGTTAGGTCTCAAGAAGCATCGCGTCAACATTCCCATAACTGGCATAAATGAGTTGCGAAGCCACGCCCGTGATAAAGTCCTGGTAAAGTTTCGATCCAGGGTATCGAAATTCTCCTGTTCCTTAGAGTGCCTGGTCACACCCAAAGTGACTGGAAAAATCCCGAACACCAAGATCAACGTTAGTGATTGGTGTATTCCTGATGGAGTTGTCCTGGCCGATCCGGCATTCCACACACCTGATAAGATGGATATGCTAATTGGAGGAGAGCTATTTTTCGACATTATGAAGGCGAAAAGCATGGCTTTAGCTGATAATCTGCCGCAGTTGAGAAAAACATACCTAGGATGGATCGTTGCTGGTGTCTTCAAAGAACCACACGCCACTCATATACAACCTCAGTATTCCAACGTAGTTTCCATCGAAGAAGTCGAAACAATGATGCAACAGTTTTGGAAAATCGAGGAATTGCCCTACATTCCCAAATTATCCGTAGATGAAATTGCCTGCAAATCTCACTTCCTTTCCACATATAAACGTAATACGATAGGCAGGTTCGTGGTTCAACAGCCATTCAAAGAGTCCCTTACCATGTTAGATGATTGTCGAGATGTAGCACTAAAGAGGTTCCTGATGTTAGAAAAAAGATTGTTGCGCAATCCTGAGCTCCAAACACAGTATATTGAATTTATAAGAGAGTATGAACTACTTGGTCATTGTCATCAGGTTATTGAAGCAGATGATCCATCCAACCAACAGAATTTTTACATGCCGCATCATGCCGTTTTGCGACCTTTCAACTCAAGCACGAAATGCCGCGTTGTGTTCGATGCTAGCGCTAAAGCATCCCCTTCCAATTTGGCTTTAAATGATGTACTTCTCATTGGACCTGTTGTACAAAGTGATCTGTACTCAATTATGCTCCGCTTCCGAACTTTTAAGATCGCATTTACGGCAGATATTGCTAAGATGTACCGGCAAATTCTAATGGTGCCTAAACATCAACACTACCAGCGCATATTCTGGCGAGAAAAACCATCTCATCCGCTGCGGGTACTTGAACTTGACACGGTCACTTACGGTACAGCGCCGGCCCCCTACCAAGCAACACGATGTCTTATGCAGCTCGCAGAAGAAGAAAAGGAGGCCTACCCAATTGCAGCAGAAATCATTAAAAACAAGGTATATATGGACGATATAATAGCGGGCGCTGATACAGTCTCCGAGGCTATCGAagctcaacaacaattgaagcaGTTACTGGCTCGTGGTTGTTTCCCCATTCATAAGTAG